In one window of Nicotiana tabacum cultivar K326 chromosome 12, ASM71507v2, whole genome shotgun sequence DNA:
- the LOC142167069 gene encoding uncharacterized protein LOC142167069, with amino-acid sequence MYAFVALYPSIKGWQYYKPVVVVDGTFLKSTYRGTLLIASTQDPAGSILPLAYAIVDSDNNSSWECFFARFKDLFGEKEGMYIVSDRHEGIENAAATLYPQLKDIFFTMDKVYTVEKFDYHMAEVEIIDKRVKDYLINIGYERWSRAHSTVNKTLTMTSNIAESINAALKTARELLVLPLLEYIRQLIGRWNVTNQKNTIQSFIDLGKKYDTMLMDNLELSHRMKI; translated from the exons ATGTATGCTTTCGTTGCACTATATCCGTCTATAAAAGGATGGCAGTATTACAAACCGGTTGTTGTTGTAGATGGAACCTTTCTTAAATCGACGTACAGAGGAACATTATTGATAGCATCCACACAAGATCCAGCag GTAGTATCCTACCACTCGCATATGCCATAGTAGATTCAGATAATAATTCTTCCTGGGAGTGTTTTTTCGCGAGGTTCAAGGATTTATTTGGGGAAAAGGAGGGAATGTACATAGTCTCAGACAGGCATGAAGGCATTGAAAATGCAGCAGCAACATTGTATCCACAA CTCAAAGACATATTCTTCACTATGGACAAAGTATACACAGTTGAGAAGTTTGATTACCATATGGCAGAGGTAGAGATAATTGATAAGAGGGTCAAAGATTACTTAATCAATATTGGGTATGAAAGATGGTCCAGAGCACATTCCACTGTCAACAAAACATTGACAATGACTTCAAACATTGCGGAGTCGATCAATGCAGCGCTCAAGACTGCTAGGGAACTCCTAGTACTGCCTTTGCTGGAGTACATAAGGCAATTGATCGGACGATGGAACGTTACAAACCAAAAGAATACAATACAATCATTTATTGATCTTGGAAAAAAATATGATACAATGCTGATGGATAATCTCGAATTGTCACATCGGATGAAGATATGA
- the LOC107806698 gene encoding oligopeptide transporter 2-like, with translation MAVMTMQEKIQQKDPENVVPEEDDEESPIEQVRLTVSNDDDPSLPVWTFRMWFLGLLSCALLSFLNTFFSYRAEPLVITMITVQVATLPLGRIMARVLPTRKFKIRSWEFTLNPGPFNMKEHVLISIFANAGSAFGNGPAYAVGIVDITKAFYFRNISFLAGWILVIATQVLGYGWAGIMRKYVVDPAEMWWPSSLVQVSLFRALHEKEEGKSSRGKFFLVVLACSFIWYIVPGFLFPTLSSLSLLCLAFPKSVLAQQIGSGMHGLGIFSFTFDWATIASYLGSPLVYPLFSIVNVIVGYVAIVYILIPISYWGLNLYNAKNFPLFSSDLFNAQGQVYNITAIVNDKFELDKVSYAKHGHIHLSMFFAVTYGLNFAAVVATLTQVALFNGKEIYQRFRATFKGKPDIHTRLMMKYKDIPSWWFHVTLALSLALSLVLCIFMKDQVQLSWWGLLLAAFLALIFTLPISIITATTNMSPGLNVITEYIIGMIIPGYPIANVCFKTFGYMSMSQAVSFLQDFKLGHYMKVPPRSMFIVQLIGTILGGTINMGVAWWLLNSIKHICQPDLLPPNSPWTCNSDRVFFDASVIWGLVGPKRIFWGDYIALNWFFVGGAVAPILVWLLHKTFPSQSWIKLINIPVLLGATAAMPPATTLNFNSWIVFGILFNFVIFRYTKKWWQRYNYVLSAALDAGVALMGVVLFFCLSLENVNFSWWGTGGEYCDLATCPTAKGIFVDGCPLS, from the exons atGGCTGTCATGACCATgcaagaaaaaatacaacaaaagGATCCCGAAAACGTTGTACCTGAAGAAGATGACGAAGAATCACCAATCGAACAAGTTCGTTTGACAGTCTCAAACGACGATGATCCTTCACTTCCTGTTTGGACTTTTCGAATGTGGTTTTTAGGACTCCTGTCTTGTGCTCTTCTCTCGTTTCTTAACACTTTCTTCAGTTATAGAGCAGAACCATTGGTCATAACTATGATTACTGTCCAGGTGGCTACGTTACCACTTGGTCGAATTATGGCTAGGGTGTTACCGACGAGGAAATTTAAGATTAGATCGTGGGAATTCACGTTGAATCCAGGGCCGTTTAATATGAAAGAACATGTTTTGATTTCTATTTTTGCGAATGCTGGCTCTGCGTTTGGGAATGGACCTGCTTATGCTGTTGGAATTGTGGATATTACTAAAGCTTTTTATTTTAGGAACATCTCATTCTTGGCTGGTTGGATTCTTGTGATCGCCACCCAG GTTCTGGGATATGGCTGGGCAGGAATTATGAGGAAGTATGTGGTAGACCCTGCAGAAATGTGGTGGCCAAGTAGTCTTGTTCAAGTTTCTCTTTTCAG GGCTTTACATGAGAAAGAAGAAGGGAAATCCTCAAGAGGAAAATTTTTCTTAGTTGTATTAGCTTGCAGTTTTATATGGTACATTGTTCCTGGTTTTCTCTTCCCAACATTGTCAAGCTTATCCTTACTTTGCTTGGCATTTCCTAAATCAGTACTAGCCCAGCAAATTGGCTCAGGAATGCATGGCCTTGGAATATTTTCCTTCACTTTTGATTGGGCTACTATAGCATCATACCTTGGTAGCCCTTTAGTTTATCCCTTATTTTCCATTGTCAATGTCATAGTAGGCTATGTTGCAATAGTCTATATACTAATTCCAATTTCCTATTGGGGGTTGAACCTATACAATGCCAAGAATTTCCCCCTATTCTCCTCGGACTTATTTAATGCTCAGGGGCAGGTATATAATATCACAGCTATTGTTAATGATAAGTTTGAGTTAGACAAGGTATCATACGCGAAACATGGACATATACATCTCAGTATGTTCTTTGCTGTTACTTATGGCCTGAATTTCGCAGCTGTTGTGGCTACTCTTACTCAAGTTGCTCTATTCAATGGAAA GGAAATATATCAGAGATTCCGAGCGACATTCAAAGGAAAGCCTGATATACACACAAGGCTTATGATGAAATATAAGGACATCCCGAGCTGGTGGTTTCACGTAACCCTTGCACTTTCATTGGCTTTATCGCTTGTTCTGTGTATCTTCATGAAAGATCAAGTTCAGCTTTCGTGGTGGGGGCTTCTCCTTGCCGCCTTTCTTGCCTTGATATTTACCTTACCAATAAGCATCATAACAGCCACCACAAACATG TCCCCAGGACTAAACGTGATCACAGAATATATTATCGGTATGATAATCCCAGGGTATCCAATAGCCAATGTCTGCTTCAAGACATTTGGCTATATGAGTATGAGTCAAGCTGTTTCCTTTCTTCAAGATTTTAAGCTTGGTCATTATATGAAGGTTCCTCCAAGATCTATGTTCATTGTTCAG CTAATTGGAACCATACTTGGTGGTACGATCAATATGGGCGTGGCGTGGTGGTTACTTAATAGCATTAAACACATATGCCAACCTGACTTGCTTCCTCCAAATAGTCCGTGGACTTGTAATAGCGATAGAGTGTTTTTTGATGCATCGGTTATCTGGGGATTAGTAGGACCAAAGAGAATATTTTGGGGAGATTACATTGCCTTAAACTGGTTCTTTGTTGGAGGTGCAGTGGCACCAATTTTGGTGTGGTTGTTACACAAAACATTCCCAAGTCAAAGTTGGATTAAACTGATTAATATTCCAGTACTTTTAGGGGCAACAGCAGCTATGCCACCAGCAACAACATTGAACTTCAACAGCTGGATTGTGTTTGGAATATTGttcaattttgtgattttcagaTACACAAAGAAGTGGTGGCAAAGGTACAATTATGTCTTATCAGCAGCATTAGATGCTGGAGTGGCTTTAATGGGAGTGGTTCTGTTTTTCTGCCTTAGTCTTGAGAATGTTAACTTTTCTTGGTGGGGAACTGGAGGAGAGTATTGTGATTTGGCTACTTGTCCTACTGCCAAAGGTATTTTTGTTGATGGATGTCCTTTGAGCTGA